The segment GCAAATTTCATGCAGTTCATTAGCATGGGAGGTTTGTGTTCCAGTAGGGTAAAcaatgggagggaggagagttagAGTGGGTGCAAACTGTTCGCACAAGATCGCAAACTCGTCTAAATTTCCTGTTTTCcgcaaaaataataattaaaaaaaaaaaaaaaactgcatggtTCACCAAGAAAAACTCACAGGAAGGTCACGACAAAAGTGCAGGTTACATTTGCCCTGcgaccatgttttttttttgtttttttttaatgaaagctAATGACATATCTCCATTTTAAAACTAATTTGAAAACAAAACCCCCCATATTTTTTTGCAAAATTGCAAAAAAACTATACATTTCACAAAAAAGTTGGCAAACTTATTTCCCCACACTTTGCACATATCTAATAAAAAAATAAGGAATGCAGAATGTTATATAACCAagggcagaggtgcgcaaacttttctgcactcctgcaaccccctgcctgttctcccccccccctttctggtGCCCCCCGCCCAAACCTTGTCtccgccgcggggtcatgtgccgtcgtgttgccatggtgacgcgacGTCCGAAGCCGTCGGAGAcacggtaagggaagttacagaggcctcgcatctAATTTAAATGCTTCCGGGCCTCTCTAACTGCCGCGCCCTCCCCCCGAAAATGTTGCACCCCCCGGGTTGTGCACCCCTGACCTTGTGGTAACAGCTATGTGTCTGAAACGATTGCAcctggttcaaaacccagtgccGCTCCTTATAACTTGGTAGCATGGTTGCCAAAATGAGAGTGTAAGCCCTATGGGACAGTGCTTAAAAATTGTACAGTAATGCTTTGAAtacactactgctgcggcacagtttattcgagcatttgcccgttctgtgccgcagcagtagcctggcgcgcgcccgagtgtgacgggcgcacgccgaagcagcggaagagcgccctccgatcggggcgctctccctaccgctgccgggtccgccgggtcccccggaaccccctgccgctgtcccgcgatcgcgggacaccagggctccctcggggagcccctggacacgcgtgcagcgggcgcacgctcccgatgacgcgtgaccgcgcgtctatgacgcgcggcacgccgaggggcggccactagcaagccgggagatttcccggcttgcggtaccgaccacacttcaataaagtgtgtcggtagtgtatacctTACACAAGGATAAACATTCAAATTATTATTGCTTATGTGGGAATATACTGTACTAATTATATGCCTTTTTTTTGTAGAATAATTACATTCTGCGTGATTACCTCTATATTGTTTTTACACCGCCGTTATTTTGAAGAATATGAAGAAACAGAAATCTTTTTATATCTCCGTTCAAAATATATGTAAATGTCGTGAGATATAAATGCCTGCTGTTACATGTCTGTAGTCGGTTATCAACATAAACCTAGCATATTGTTTTACTGGCAGAGAAGTGTCTTTAGCTTATTAGTAATAATATTCTTTCTGCTTTTCAGAACATAACTGCAGTACCAAGAGGAATTCAAACAATTACAAAAGTGAATAAGAGCCTCGTACCAAACCTCGGATAAGGAAACATTCAAGAATATGTCTCCATCTGCTGAGAATGGATGGGTATAGTTATCCACGTCAACTCCAAACCTCTGTTAGCAGTTCTCTTGAAGAAATGCATCTGTTTCTAAATTTCTTCTACTTTTTTATTCCCTAACTCCAAGTAATTAGTTCCAGGGACTGGGCCAGCAATTAAGAAACATCAAAGGTTTATTGCAACTGATGGCTTACCTCCAAAAGATACATTAGAAACATTGGGTTGCCATATATCTATATAGTAAGAAGAAGTTATTTTGGCTCCGATGCCAAACCAAAAGGAAGATGAGATGTCTGTGATATGAGATATGTTGGCCAGCACTACAAGAGTATTATTTTGCGTTGGCAGTAGAAACCACATTATGCTGTTAAACTTTAGCCATGAGTTATTAAGATAAGAAAGGTCTACTTTACAGCTACGCAGAAAAGGGAATCAATTAAAATATTTCACTTGTTGATCAATGAATCATTGATCATTGAAATGCTGGTAACAATCTATACGCTACAATGAAAAGCCAATCAGGAATGCTGCTCTCTCAGCCCTTAGGGGCATGTTGGTGTTGACTGATGGGTAGTTGCTGATGACAAGTGCGCTTTCTTCATGACAACCCGGTCATTAAGTGGCAATAAGTGAGAAAGCGGGTTCCTCACTCCCAAAATGGTGCTGCCACCGCCAGACAAGCGTCATGTATGTCTCACAACAATCGTCATCATGACAAGCATGGCATTTATGGACGCTTACCTTGTGGAGCAAAACCAAGGACCAAGAAAAATTGGAGTGTGCATTATTGTGCTCGTTGGTGATATCTGTTTCTTAATTGTTCTGCGCTATGTGGCTGTGTGGGTTGGAGCTGAAGTAAAAACAGCCAAGAGAGGATATGCTATGATTTTGTGGTTCCTATACATATTTGTTCTGGAAATCAAGTTGTATTTTATATTTCAAAATTACAAAACCGATAAAAAAAATGTCGATACTGTGGCCAGGAAGGCGTTGACGTTGCTTTTATCCATCTCCGTGCCTGGACTATATTTGGTTCTGGTGGCACTGGACAGCATGGAATACGTAAGAACATTTCGGAAAAAGGAGGATTTGAGGGGTCGTCTCTTTTGGGTCGCTCTTGATTTGCTTGACATTTTGGATATTCAAGCCAATTTGTGGGAGCCTCATAAGACTGGACTTCCCATCTGGGCTGAGGGTCTGATGTTTTTCTACTGTTATATCCTGCTCTTAATTCTCCCTTGTGTCTCATTGAGTGAAATCAGCATGCAAGGAGAACACATCGCTCCGCAGAAGATGATGCTTTACCCTGTTCTAAGCCTTGTCACCATCAACATTGTCACTATTTTTATCCGAGCAGTCAACATGGTTCTATTTCAAGACAGTAGAGTTTCGACCATCTTTATTGGCAAGAACAtcattgctatagcaaccaagGCCTGTACTTTCTTGGAATACAAAAAACAAGTGAAAGAATTCCCCCAAAATGCCATTGCTCTAGAACTCCAACAGAATTCAATATCTCATAATCAGACAATTCACAGTACACAAGGGGTTCTTCATGAGCAATCACCATCCAGGGAAATTATGGATACATGACAACATTACTGACCTTTTTACGGTAGCTTTGTTGGATAGATTTGCTTCTCAAATGGAATCTATCAAGAGATCCTGAAAGATAAACTGTGACAGATAGGGATGGGCAAATATTTCTAACCACTTTCCTCCAGATACAGGTACCTGCAGATATCTACCAATATAGATACATGCTATCTTGATTCCAACATTGTGTAACAAATTGGATGATTATTAGAATATCCTTCTGGAGACCTAAAATCTATGGTTGTTTGTAGCATAAAATACCATTTTTTTCAATGTTATTGTGGCTCGTGTTATTATATCGATGGGGAATTATTTTCCGCAAATTCAATGGACTGTTCCGTATCTAAACTGTTTGCCCATCTCTTGCTGTGATGGATTTGTCCAAAGTGAAAGTTATCCAAGGcacaaaaatattttaataaagtgAGTGTCCCTTGACCTCTTAAACTCAGGTATAACCCCTTTTGCATTCTCCAGGAATAAGACAACCAAATAATTGAAATAATGATCGTGGGCCCGCAAATCGTTTCCAGCTTTTGAACTATTCCCCTGTTAACAAACTGTCCATTCAACCGTACAGAGATATAGTACATTAGGAAACAGAATTAAAAAATGGTTCCTTTCACTACGAAAGGCTCTTTGCGACACAAATAACCCCTTTAAATACTCGAATATTTATTTGAAACACCGTGTTCACACATTTCTTAACGATTTAGGGCCAGGTTTTTCCTTTGCTGTTTTTCAGGTAGGGTTTTTTTTCATTCATCTTGTGCTGTTTTCCGAGTGTTAAATATATAAAATCTACACTAAGCTAAAAAAGTATCTGCTAAATTTGAGACATACTGTAAGTAGAAATCAAATTGTTCCAATGCACCTCAACACACTGCAGGGGTTCAGGTACGACTGTCTCATACTTATGTAATAGCAGTATAAGCAGTGTACCAATAACTTCACTTTCACTAGAACTATACTCTCAGACATCAACTCACACTGATTTTCTGtgtgatttggagtcagtctcactgatttttagcatcaaGGTCTCAAAGACTTCAATGGAATCTCACTGATTAAATTGCAAATCTTAGGTGTGAAAGCCTCATATCTCAATGCTTTTGGTCCTTGGAGTTTGATatctctgtttcattttcttgtTAGGGCAATAAGGAGTGGTATTGTACAATGACACTTTGACAATAAATGGTGGCACTTATGTATGTTGACCATGTGGTTTAGACCAGGAgtagccaactctagtcctcaagagctactaacaggccaggtgttcaggatatctctgcttcagcaccagAGGCTTaagcagtcaaagactgagccacctgtgctgaagcagggatatcctgaaatcctgacctgttggtagctctcgaggactggagttggctacccctggtataGACACAAGAAGAAGAGATTTCATGCAAAATATGTATAATACATATGTTCGGAGTGGTGCAAAATAATGTTGAATGAAGTCTCATTTTGATATAAGTTCTAAAGGTTATTTTCCGAGTAcataaagttttgtttttttctacatCACCACATCTTTTTGGTAATCATATTTAAGGTGACCGTGCATTTTTGTTAAGAAACATTTGCAGTGCAATGCTATTATTGTAAGTTAAATATTTGGCGATGAGTAGAAAGGTCACACCGTTTGCTTCTTGGGTCAATTTGTGTGCAATGTACGAAGCGTGTTATTTGAGTGTTTTACATCCGTTCCTGATTTCTTAGGCACAGAAGTCAAGACCAACCCTGCCCTGACTCAGCAGATGAAATTGACCCAAAGAGAAAGGACAATTATGGCACGGACAGATGCAAAAATGAATACGCACTATTACAATATAGCGCCCAAGCAACTCCATGCCTAACTGCTCTCTTAACCCATTCTCTAGCCAGATGCTCCTATACCCACTCACTAATTGCCCCCTAACTGTCCCTATGAACACTTTCTATAACTACTGTCCTAGCTTCTCCTATAACACCATTGCCTAATTCCTACACTAACTCCTTCAATACCCACTCGCTACAACCTCAACTCCCgaaactgctcctataaccctcCATACAccttctcccctaactgctccctataagtTCTCCCCTACTTACTCCTATAACAGCTCCTTTGAACTCCTCCCCTAATTGATCTTATATAACCTGTTTAACTCctccccctaactgctcctataacccttCCCCTAAAGGCTTCTatatcctctccctataacccctcccctaactgctcctacaaCCCCTCCCCTATCTGCtcctacaaccccccccccgctacccacttAATATAACTCCTCACTTACATAAGCAGAGTAAAGTTGACACAAAGCACCGTCATAAGGACACAGTATGTGCAATCGATGTTCCTGGTGCCAACGTTACTCTGTAATTCCCTCTAAAGGCCCTTTATACATATTCCCATTGTGTCCATATGAAAATACACATTTGCCCAAATGATGGCCTAATCGCAATTTCTGAGAGACACCCTTTGTGCTCTTTTATCATTCATTAAATGGCACTTTTAATCagatacatagacagacacatTAACAAAAGAATCCCTTTTTCAAATGCAGGTCCCCATTTAGTACAGGAAACAATGGTCCTATTGAAATGACGGTACGTTTACCATTTACTATAGAACGCAAACCCGTGGCACACTTTCAAATGAAAAAAAGTATCTAGAAAGTTCTTTGTTGTTAGTGTGAGACGATTATTAGGAAGCTGTCAGTTTGGTTAACATGAAGAACTCCATCGTACTCgatgtttgtgttttatttgcATTTGATAGCGCTTTAAATAGCCTTTTGTTTCTCTTGTTTCCTTTTTGTTTGATCTCCTTATCTTCacttgtttttattttacttACCAAAGCATGCTAATTTCATTGTGCGACAGTACCGTAAACCAGTGGAACTTTTACTGCAACCGTTGTATTTTGTTTTCACGAGTAAAACTAAACTAAAACCCTGAAGCCAGTTTCATTCTTGCGCCTCCTATGAACTGGAAGATACAGCCACAATGGGAAACTTTCACTAGTCTTGTTTGTAATAAGACTGTTTGTAAATCCTTgtacaggtgcgccaacgagtattctaaaacttgccttaaacttgccttggaaaatctggggctatcaccaacaagatccaggtacatgctgggtaaatcctgggtaaatgctgcaacatttcagtgacagttctgcagacagactaatggcccatcggattaacacagcaggggtccctggcagtcccattcagtttgaatgggactgccagggacccccgttgttaatctgatgggccattagtctgtctgcagaaatgtcactgaaatgttgcagcatgtaccctgcatgtacccagcatgtacccagcatggacctgggtcttgttggtgattgccccagatttgttttagaatactcgtcagcactacagtaCATTACGAAAAGTTGTTGCTTCAGATTTTTGCCCCGTTTGCTCTAATTATTCTGCAATTTCATTACCCGTATATATAAAGGGGTTGAACAATAATGACCCCCCAGGTAATGGTAGAATCCAGTGGATCTGAAGACAGTAGAAATgtataaaataagaaaaaatattaCTTTAACTGTGACCGAATCTTTCTAAAACACAATTACATGGATGTTGTTAAATAAGACTTTTTCTCCCTCTGTGGGACTGTCCTTTAACACACAAGACACGAAAGCACCATCAACAGAAAGTACCTTGGTATATTAATGCATGTTAAAAATGCTGGTCTTTGTATCAGTTTAATGTGGAAAATGACACTTTTGAGCCTGACTCATGACGGATCCTTTCAAAGCGCAGtcaccaaattgtttttcaatgTCAGAAAGGTCAGGTGAGAAATTCTCTCTAAAGTTATTTAATGTAAGTGAATATAACTGCATTCCTATAAATctatatctgctatggtaatgttCCATTAATTCCTACCTCAACAGAACAAAGGGTTGAATATATTAATATGTGAAAATTGACTGGCGAAGAATTAGCATTATAAATGAATTCTGCGGAAGAAGGTTTCACAGAGTTTCACTAACCTTCTCAGCACTTTATACCTCTGTTGCATTTAGAAACCTTTCCCCCCCTATTAAAATGCGTTCTCTGTGCAGCGCTCATTAGACAGATGGCCACATGATGATCACCTTAAATAACATTAGGATTACACAGAAATCACACAATGTTTAATTGCACCACAGCAACAGAAAGTGAATTCTTATTACCCAAACCAGTGAACAGAATGAAAGTCCTTtcactactgtgtgtgtgtgtgtgtgtgtgtgtgtgtgtgtgtgtgtgtgtgtgtgtatatatatatatatatatctgctgtgtatatatatatatatatatatatatgtatatatatagatatatatatatatatactgtatgatatactgtatgatgtATATCATATATATCATCACGGAGGGACGTGTAATGTGGCCGGATCACGTCTCTGGAGCTGCAGGAGGCTTAAACAGCATTTACTGCTCATTGGAGCTAGCGGGGACTTTTTACTGAGGACCCAGGCTGTTCCCGGAGCTTCGTGAAGGTTGCTGAGGATCCTACTTGTGGTTGCCGACGGTGTACTTACCTGATGTGGCGGTGACTATTTGTGTTCGCAACTGCTTTAATATCTGCATCccttgtgagtgagcctgtttccTCCCCATCCTCTATCCTTTTCATTTAATGTTTAAAGAGTTTAtgctatgggccgtgcgctttcttttttcttttatgtatatatatatacacatgcgcaGTCACACTGAGTTCGTGAAGTACTAGCTCCCCTGCAGTTGtgctcattatttatttatttttcgcggttcgcgcatgcgcagacggcctTCTGTCAGCTCAGCATGCGTTTCATTGACTGTAGGCGCCCCCTCTGGCTCTGTGACACGCGACAGAGGTTATTTGACTTTCTGCCTTTAACCCTTGacccgtgcatgcgcagtgagtgcgtTTCACGAGACGGGCGGATCACTCAGTTTCAGACAACGCTTGGCGGTCCACAGCAACGGGAGAGTCCCACAATAAGCATGTAAGGTATTGTTTGAATTTAATTATGGGTTGCACCTGTTTGTTATGGCTTTggagggtatttatatgtgttctattgcactctgtattcacatcaccttgagaaaggtcccgcatgtaggaccgaaacgttggatatgatgtctcattaatacaaatcttttttgactactttctggagtgctgcctctgatattcgtccacaaggtatcgtattgcctattttgctcatataggatttgcacccaccattgtttacccgacggagtgcctttgttctcatttatttactatatatatatgtccatGTTGAATGCGCGCGTTCGCTCTCGAGTGCTGTGACGTCACGCGCTGATGAAGCTGGAACGGTCCCTGGCCATGTAGAAATGAGGCTGttgcgtggggggggggtcaa is part of the Ascaphus truei isolate aAscTru1 chromosome 9, aAscTru1.hap1, whole genome shotgun sequence genome and harbors:
- the TMEM121 gene encoding transmembrane protein 121; the encoded protein is MVLPPPDKRHVCLTTIVIMTSMAFMDAYLVEQNQGPRKIGVCIIVLVGDICFLIVLRYVAVWVGAEVKTAKRGYAMILWFLYIFVLEIKLYFIFQNYKTDKKNVDTVARKALTLLLSISVPGLYLVLVALDSMEYVRTFRKKEDLRGRLFWVALDLLDILDIQANLWEPHKTGLPIWAEGLMFFYCYILLLILPCVSLSEISMQGEHIAPQKMMLYPVLSLVTINIVTIFIRAVNMVLFQDSRVSTIFIGKNIIAIATKACTFLEYKKQVKEFPQNAIALELQQNSISHNQTIHSTQGVLHEQSPSREIMDT